Genomic DNA from Etheostoma cragini isolate CJK2018 chromosome 7, CSU_Ecrag_1.0, whole genome shotgun sequence:
CACAAAGAATGAACATAGCCGAACGTTAGCTATATCCGCCATGTTGAACAGTCCCTTTAAATCCCAAGCGCTTGGTCCTTCTACAGCCGTCTGAACGGTGAACTAATTCAGCATCAGTGTAACGCTTTACCGTTTTTTAATCACACTCACCGGAGGCGGGCGGACTTTGCAGATGCCAGTTTTTTCGGCAATGGGACGGATCTTATTGATAAAGGCATACGGATCTCTAAATTCTTCCCAGCTTGGCTCGAAGACCGGGCACTCCGGAGGAGGCTTGAACTCGTCCGGCCGAGGCTGGCTCATCGTATCGGACCGACCCGCTGCTAGCTCGGACAGCACAGGTCACACAAAGCGTATCGCCGTGTTACGGTGCTCCCGGAGTGGTTCTTTTTTTCTAGAATCCCGTTTATTCACCGTCAGACTCGGTGGCAGTCAATCGTCACAAGCACGAGAGAAGGCagtttacacacatacacagcctacacatgcacacacacaaacatagactcaaacacacatccatgcaCAGTGAGGAGAATGTTCCAAGGCAGTGAGCACGTCCGCTGAAGAAACTAGACACCACACAGTTCTTATTGATGCTGGAGTGATTTATCAGTCTTCACAACGTTTGCTGTTAAATCGACTTATAAAAAAGCAACTAAGAGCTGAatagaaattgtgtttttgtcactgttgTAGTACAATAAATAGTTGGTTTCATTACGCCTGATTTTGTATTAAGACATATTGTCATGGTCATGACATAGGCCTacacatgtttatttttaatcctCTCATCTAGCCTCAAATTTGAGTAACCACACAATCTAGACTTGGATTGAACATATTTACTGTTTCTTTTATAAGAGAGAGCATCCCATATATGTGCAAACAGCATTGACTCTGCTACAACCTTAAAATCTGACAATGATAGGCCacattaattaaatataaaacttaGACCAAAGCTATGTATGCACCTGAATCGGGATATTTGGAACCTAAACTACACTAGCAAAATTACCCATTATGCAAATTGACCCACTTCAGAAAACTATAtaggcctgtttttttttaaattataactcaatacatttgtgtgtaagAACCAccttaatgttgcagctggtaaatgAGGAGCTAGACAAATTTATGCAGGGCTGCTTATTGATATATTATAGGCCTCATAACCCAtgtgttaatacatttttttaataatctgacTTTCTATCAAGTATCAGGGACCGTTTAAAACTTTGGTTAGGCCTATATGTAGTGGAGACTTCATTGTAgagtacaaagtacaatatttcccccagaaatatagtggagtagaagtataaagtagcataaaatagaaatatacatgtatactcACGGAGGCTACCTCAAAATTATAGACTAGGGTACTTAagaactgtacttaagtaacatAAATGTACCTAAGTAATTTACTgatatttaaagctttaaagatGATACCAATTGAGATGATCTGTGTTTTACACACACGTGTCCATATTTAAAGTAGGGACTACATATAGGAAAATGCAGTATGATGTAATGCTCCACAGGCTGCGGCCTAAAATCTTCATCAAGTAGCAATTCTCGAAATTTCCCCTCTTTATCACTGCAgtacaacaatacattttaccTAATCGTGATTAGCATCACAAAAAATCGACCCCTTCGTGTTATTAAGGAACTAACGCAATCTGTACAATTCTCTTCCTGTCTTATGTTTACACTTAACACGCGGATGAATACGTTCAGGTGACACCTTGACGCCCGCCGGGACTTGTTGTTTAAATAGCCAGTCTGTGCAGTTTGATTGGATGTTTCGCATCGTTTGATAACATCTGCTGCTGCACTTCATTAATCcaatatgtgcatgcatgtaaacGTACTTCATAACAAGTAAAATTCCTTCGttccaaatgtaaaaagtaaaagtacaacattCTTAGCAACAAATTATAAAGGCAAagtattcattattattattctcctAACTTCTTTTTCACCACTCTATCCCAATAAGGAACTATCTTGGTCTCTCTCTAAAGAAACCCAAACCAACCCTTAACTCAtctcatataaaaaaaacagaccagtGTCTTTTCTATCATTTCCTTTTCAAACCACTTGAGCATCATGTCTTTCAGTGGTGCAATgaaattaagtacatttactcaagtactgtacttaaggaaagatgttgaggtacttgtactttactgagtcttttcttttcatgccactttctactctactccgctacatttcagagatacattttgtactttttactatACTGCATTAATCTGgtaactttagttactagttactttacacagtacgattttacttaagtaaaaggaccaaatacttcttccaccactgctgtcTTTCCCCAACTCTCTGCATATCCCCACCAGAACAACCTTCTCAACCCTCACCAGGCTGGATTCAAGGCTGCCCACTGAACTGAGACTGGCCTCCTTGCTGTCACAGAGGGAAGCCACACTGTTCGAGCACCTTCCCTCTCTTCTGTCGTCATTGTACTGGACCTGTCAACAACTTTTGACACAGTTCCTTTCCACCCTCCAAGAACTGGGGGATCTCAGGCCCGACACTCTCCCTGTTCACGTCCTACCTTAAAGACCGCACATATTGGCTAACTTGGACAGAATATTTGTCTGAGCCTTGTAGCCTCTCTACTGGGGTCCCTCAGGGTTCTGTTCTGGGTCCTATCATCTTCTTTCTACACCAAGTCACTGGACTCTTATTATTCACTCCCATGTCTTCCCCTGCCACagttatgcagatgacacacacaacTTATTCTGTCCTttgtccagtctgaaatacagGTGGCAGCACAAATTTCTGTGTTTGCAATTTTTGGTTGGTATCTTTGAATGCACTTATTGAAAGTCACTTTGGATAGAAGCGTCAGCTATGTGAATGTTATGTAGTTAAATTCAGAAAGGCCCGTCAGTGTTATATTGAATCATTAATTGTTGAATTAATATCCAAGCCATAGTTTAATGTTGTAACTTAGTTGGTCAAAGTGGACATAAATATGACTACTTCAAATaatactgttgggtagttttcTACTCCATCTATattaatgcatcatattttattgattaTCATATAGTTTCTATGtataattacataaataaaagtaactaataactataGATGtaacattaatacaatttagGTATAAAGTAGCAATGCTTAAAGTACTTTACATTTTTCCTCAAGTACATACAGCGCTATGATGGTAATGCAACATTTACATCAAGGACCATTATGTAAATAAGTCTTGGACTCTTTTCTTGCATTATCcttgacattttgtaaatatgtgtgaCCTGGGGTTGTACGTATGtcctttgtattttttccacGGAAAAGACTCATCTTTCAGACTTGCAAGTGTTCCCCAGGTGAATTTATAATGGGGATGTGAATACATGGCATTGTCTTTGACCACTGTCTGTAACACCCTGCTTGCACTGCACATTTCAAACAAGTTTTGCCCATACAAACTTTATTTCACAgcaaaattcaaataaaacattagtTGACAATATACAAACATGGCAGTGAGAAAAATCATTAATTTGGTTAACTCcattttaaaagacacacaGTACAGATATAAAATCTTTATTGACTTGGTAAAGGATAAAGTCACTGCTGTGCAGCCGTCACAGCCTCACGATGTTCAGTATTCTTGGCCCTCGTCGTCATTTTCAGAATCGGGGCTCATTTCCCCCAACTCCTCGTAATCCTTTTCCAAACAGGCCAGGTCCTCCCTGGCCTCTGCAAACTCTCCCTCTTCCATGCCTTCACCCACATACCAGTGGACAAACGCACGCTTGGCATACATGAGATCGAACTTGTGGTCGAGACGGGACCAGGCCTCAGCGATGGCCGTGGTGTTGCTCAGCATGCACACAGCCCTCTGGACTTTGGCCAGGTCTCCACCAGGAACTACAGTGGGAGGTTGGTAGTTAATGCCCACCTGTTGAGACAAAGAGAATGATCAGAAAGATGaagtatcagaatcagaactaagtttattgccaagtaagtacTTACAATTAAGTGTCAAGAGTATCTCAAACTGCACTTCTTCCCTTTATGACGTTACTCACCTTGAATCCAGTTGGGCACCAGTCGACAAACTGAATGGAACGCCTGGTCTTTATATTTGCGATTGCAGCGTTTACGTCCTTTGGGACGACGTCGCCTCGGTACAGCATGCAGCACGCCATGTACTTTCCGTGACGAGGATCACACTTGACCATCTGATTGAGCGGCTCGAAGCAGGCACTGGTGATCTCAGTCACAGTCAGCTGCTCGTGGTAGGCCTTCTCAGAAGAGATGATGGGCGAGTAGGTAACCAAAGGGAAGTGGATACGTGGAAAGGGGACCAGGTTGGTCTGGAACTCCATCAGGTCCACATTGAGGGAGCCGTCAAAACGAAGGGAGGCGGTGATTGAGGAAACGATCTGACCGATCAATCTGTTTAGGTTGGTGTAACCAGGACTCTCAATGTCCATGTTGCGACGACATATGTCATAGATGGCCTCGTTGTCCACCATGAAGGCGCAGTCGGAGTGCTCTAAGGTGGTGTGGGTGGTCAGGATGGCGTTATAGGGCTCCACCACAGCAGTTGACACCTGGGGAGCTGGGTAGATGGAGAACTCCAGCTTGGATTTCTTGCCGTAGTCGACAGACAGGCGCTCCATCAGCAGGGAGGTGAAGCCAGAGCCGGTTCCACCTCCAAAGCTGTGAAAGACCAGGAACCCCTGAAGGCCGGTGCACTGGTCCGACTGatgagacagacaggaggagatgttaaaggaatagttttagTTATTCTATTTCTAGCAGAGATATCCGTGAGAAGAAGGATTCCACTTTTAGATATGAGAGTTGTGGATATTTTCATATAACTCCCTGAAAGAAATGAGTCTATTTTCTTTAAGCTTCTGCAATGAAACTGGGATTATTGTGAAATCATATTTATATCCGCTATACGATTAAACAATTAGAGCAGTAACAATGATAAAGCCTTTTCTTTGTAATCATATAAAAACCCGCTGAACTCATTGAAATTCTACCCAAAAACATCTGTCTGTCCGgtatttctcatttttttgaCCGACCATTTTACGAATACGCTCCATGACATCATCAATGATTTCTTTCCCGACAGTGTAATGGCCTCGAGCGTAGTTGTTGGCGGCATCCTCCTTTCCAGAGATCAGCTGTTCAGGGTGGAAAAGCTCTCTGTACTTCCCAACTCTCACTTCATCTgaaaagaaaggttttttttattcacaaaagtCATTAAGATCGACTGCAACGTGGTTTAATGCAACAGAGCTGACAAGTGCCAAATGTGGATGTATTCCACTAAAACAgacattgctttttttcttcaaagataCAAACTAAAAAGTAGCTTGGCATAAAGGGGGAAGTGTGTAAAATGAACGCACACAATTCAGGGTGGAGCCACAAAACGGacaaaatgtagtaaaataatACCAGACATACATGCTCGTGCCTATCTTATTATCAAAATCCATAACTGAGAAATATTGAGTAGATAAATGATTCAATTATAGattcacacattttcaaaaggtgAGGTACCCATTTGGACattgagacatgcaataattcAGCAAAAATTGTAAACATGTTCTTCAAGTGTATGCCAAGATCCCCCCCTCCCCTAAAAAATCGCAAACAAAGGagatcaaaaataaaagctagaGCTAGTATGAAATTaataggaaaaataaaatagattacatttttaatttattgaagGTTAAAGGAAAAATCTTAATATTTCTTTATACACTCAATTATCTAAAAGtatcatttatttacatattcttttaagataaaataacatGATAGAACATGGGTTTTACTTTACCTTGTCAGGTCTCATACTGCATTAAAAATGGCCTTAAATCAATCCAAGACTGTACTCTGCAACCTGCTATTTACACAACACACTTCTGTAAATGTTAGCCAGCATTGAATGAAAGGCAAAGGAGTCACCACTGCACTTGTTGCTTAGATACCAGTGTTCCCATCCGcagttagatttttttcacaCGAGTTGCATACGACCACATACATTGGGATGACAGGAAcggggaaaaaaaaatacagagacaaggaggataaaaaataaaagacatacaCAGGAGGACTCACCAACCACTGTGGGCTCCAGGTCCACGTAGATTGCTCTGGGAACATGACGCCCATAGCTCCCAGTACTGAAGAAAGTGTTGAATGGGTCTTCGCGAGAGTTGGGTTCTGCAGGACTGTCCAGGGAGACGCCATCGGGACCAACGCCGTGCTCGAGGCAGAAGAGCTCCCAGCAGGCGTTTCCTGTCTGGACACCCGCCTGGCCCACGTGGATGGAGATGCACTCTCTCTGGACAAACAGGACAGGTGCAAGTTCAAATGCCTTTTGCAGAGAtctcaacacaaaacacaaagtaaaacaacCCTTGTGGTCCTTCTTCTCAGCAATTCTCACACccaaaaacatgaagaaagaaGCACAGCCATCTATCAAAGTCTCAAAAATCTAACAAAGGCCTGAATAAAtaagaaagaacatttttctCCCATAAATTCAGCTAGAAACATCTACTTTTGCTAACCATAAttacctttaaaataaaaaactgctgTTGAAAATGAAAGGTCATGGATGCAGTCAAACCAAAACATGCACACTTATGGAAGCAAGAAAGGCCCTAAGGATTTGAATCTAAAAAGCAACTAAATACTTAATTTAAACCTTGATTTAATCAGTACTGAATATGCACTATGGAAATTGAAATACCACTGAATTAAAATGGCAGTAATCAGTATTTCTCAAATGGTGTCGCTTGTATCAACCTACAGAGAATAAGCACCTTTAATACAGTTATCGCTGTGCGTATTAAATTAAAGAACTGGAACTTGAGCCAATAGCCATGGCAtccagctctgtgaggctgtaaaCAGGCACAGTGGCGctctgagctaaatgctaacatgctaatgtaaAGCATGTATAACAATCATCTCTAACGCATTGTAGTTCAGtgtgctaacatttgctaattaggtCTGAATACCAAGTGTAGCTGACGCGGATGGGAATGCCATTAGGTTTCAGgtgtttggtcataaaccaagtTATTGgacaataataatttttttaaaattgtaattccattttttgacctgatgatggcgttAGATGAAGTCAGGTCAGTCAGGGTCTATCAAAGTGATTAGGATTCATTCCCTCTGCATCATGGATGTCTGTAATGAATGGTATGGCAAAACCATCTAATAAATGTGAAGatatatcacaaaaaatgtcaacctgctgCTGGCActacaggtgaaaaaaaaattggttttaCATCCTGGGAAGCCATCTTTTTGCGGTCTAAAAAAGGTTGAGCCAAGACCAAGTCCAatgtcttatgcatgaca
This window encodes:
- the tuba5 gene encoding tubulin alpha 5 — translated: MRECISIHVGQAGVQTGNACWELFCLEHGVGPDGVSLDSPAEPNSREDPFNTFFSTGSYGRHVPRAIYVDLEPTVVDEVRVGKYRELFHPEQLISGKEDAANNYARGHYTVGKEIIDDVMERIRKMSDQCTGLQGFLVFHSFGGGTGSGFTSLLMERLSVDYGKKSKLEFSIYPAPQVSTAVVEPYNAILTTHTTLEHSDCAFMVDNEAIYDICRRNMDIESPGYTNLNRLIGQIVSSITASLRFDGSLNVDLMEFQTNLVPFPRIHFPLVTYSPIISSEKAYHEQLTVTEITSACFEPLNQMVKCDPRHGKYMACCMLYRGDVVPKDVNAAIANIKTRRSIQFVDWCPTGFKVGINYQPPTVVPGGDLAKVQRAVCMLSNTTAIAEAWSRLDHKFDLMYAKRAFVHWYVGEGMEEGEFAEAREDLACLEKDYEELGEMSPDSENDDEGQEY